The segment AAACGCCAACTTCCAATATCTACACCGTTCTTTGGATCTCCTCGTTTAAAATTCTTCTTCTTTTTCTCTTGAGCTACAGCTAAATCAATTGCTTTCTTAAGAGCCTTTTTCCCGTGCTTTTTTACGTCAGCTCTGATTAAACTCTCATAAGCTAACTGATTAGTAATTATTTTCTCTCGAGCATAATTAAGAATTTCTTCAACATCTGATACTGATTCGTTTTCCTGCCTATTATGTAAATTGATATTTATAACGTCTTTATTACGTACATTAGATTTTTTATTATTCTTAACGTTTTCTTTAATTCTTTCTTTAGCCCTCTGGCTAACTGTAGTATCATCAGGACTTGAAGTCTGTTCAGGGGTTGTATATTTGTACAACCCTTGAGTTTTGTTCTTCCTTAATCCTTGTGTATCTATACAACCCTTATGCCACTGTTCAACTCTTGTATTAAATGTATAGCTAGAAGTCTTTCCTGCTTCATGACTAGTTCGAAAAATCACCTGTTTATTAACCAACTTCTTTAATTGCTTGGAAACATATGACTTAGAAGAATTAGTAGCTTGAGCAAATTCTTTAAGACTTATTTCATCTTCTTTCTTACCCCAGCCATAAGTACGTCTAAATAAGAACATACATAATCCTTTTTGAACTCCTGTTAATTTAGCCATAGCTAAAGATTCTAATATTAAATTTGAAATCTTAGTATAACCATCTTCTATATTAGCGTTCAAGTCATTATCTTTAACCAATTATCTCACCTCTTTAAGTAATCAATAGCTGATATAAGTTATTTAAATAGTCATTTTTCTTCTTTAATTGTTTTTTAATATTGTTTTGTGAGCATTATATCCAAAAAAATATTTCTTATAGCTAACAGTTGAAATTTTTATTCTTTCCACTACTAAGTTATCATCTCCAATCTGGGACGTAGTAATTAAATTACTTTTTTTAGTTTAGATAATGATATTATACCCATAGCTCCATTCACTTAATGTGAGCAGTTCTTGTTACATATTATAATCACAAAACGTGAGTTTGTCAAGGCTCTTACGATAAAATATCTCTTTTTGTGAGTTTTATTGTTATTACTCACTATATGTGATATTTTATTAATAGAGTATCATTAAGGTG is part of the Sporohalobacter salinus genome and harbors:
- a CDS encoding replication protein, which encodes MVKDNDLNANIEDGYTKISNLILESLAMAKLTGVQKGLCMFLFRRTYGWGKKEDEISLKEFAQATNSSKSYVSKQLKKLVNKQVIFRTSHEAGKTSSYTFNTRVEQWHKGCIDTQGLRKNKTQGLYKYTTPEQTSSPDDTTVSQRAKERIKENVKNNKKSNVRNKDVININLHNRQENESVSDVEEILNYAREKIITNQLAYESLIRADVKKHGKKALKKAIDLAVAQEKKKKNFKRGDPKNGVDIGSWRFIQCFIDQAKDELKGGNKGGQNKGKNQRNNKKGTKDEGARLQEKAFELMGFKEG